In the Osmerus eperlanus chromosome 27, fOsmEpe2.1, whole genome shotgun sequence genome, one interval contains:
- the LOC134013568 gene encoding mitochondrial ornithine transporter 1-like → MAAEERCSLHSFTGTVIDFMAGAMGGVACVLSGQPFDTVKVKMQTFPRMYRGFLHCSLHSYRQDGLRGLYRGTAAALLSNVAENAVLFACYSSCQQVTRVGFGLDEHAPLSDLQSAVAGSLASVASSLVLSPTELVKCRLQALSELRALGRTSMETHIWAVAREIVKAEGGRGLMQGLTSTWLREVPGYFFFFGGYETCRTLLTPAGGRKEDLDAVSLLVSGGVGGSLFWLSVYPVDSVKSRIQVLSVSGPQPGFLRTMATILRTEGVCALYCGLTPTVLRAFPSNGALFLAYEWTRRALLSLASTHPAQPDP, encoded by the exons ATGGCGGCGGAGGAGAGATGTTCTCTGCATTCTTTTACCGGCACTGTCATTGACTTCATGGCCGGGGCTATGG GTGGTGTCGCGTGCGTGCTGAGCGGCCAGCCGTTCGACACGGTGAAAGTGAAGATGCAAACATTCCCGCGTATGTACCGAGGCTTCCTTCACTGCAGCCTGCACAGCTACCGACAGGACGGGCTGCGCGGACTCTACCGCGGCACTGCAGCCGCGCTTCTCTCTAACGTGGCGGAGAACGCCGTGCTGTTCGcgtgctacagctcctgccagcAGGTCACCAGAGTCGGGTTCGGTCTGGATGAACACGCACCGCTCAG tgATCTCCAGAGCGCGGTGGCTGGCTCCTTGGCATCGGTcgcctcctccctggtcctcagcCCCACAGAGCTGGTCAAGTGTCGCCTTCAGGCTCTGAGTGAGCTGAGGGCGCTGGGCAGAACCAGCATGGAGACAcacat CTGGGCCGTGGCGAGGGAGATTGTGAAAGCGGAGGGGGGGCGTGGCCTAATGCAGGGTCTGACCAGCACCTGGCTGAGGGAGGTGCCTGGATACTTCTTCTTCTTCGGTGGCTATGAGACCTGCAGAACCCTGCTGACCCCTGCCGGAGGACGCAAGGAGGACCTGG ATGCTGTGTCTCTATTGGTGAGTGGAGGAGTGGGCGGGTCCTTGTTCTGGTTGTCTGTCTACCCAGTGGACAGTGTGAAGTCTCGTATCCAGGTGCTCTCCGTATCCGGTCCTCAGCCCGGCTTCCTGCGCACCATGGCTACCATCCTCCGGACAGAGG gtgtgtgtgctctgtactGTGGTCTGACCCCCACCGTGCTCCGAGCCTTCCCCAGCAACGGAGCTCTTTTCCTGGCCTACGAGTGGACGAGGAGGGCCCTGCTGTCCCtggcctccacacacccagctcaACCTGACCCCTGA
- the LOC134013859 gene encoding short transient receptor potential channel 5-like: protein MNPQLYYRRSGRAPYRDRIPLRVVRAEAELSPEERAYLTAVEKGDYAGVKQALQEAGIYYNINLNCLDPLGRSALLIAIDNENLEVMELLLDHGVAMGDGLLYAIRKEVVGAVEMLLSHRRPCGEKQVPSLMMDSQFSEFTPDITPIMLAAHTNNYQIIKLLVQRKVAVPRPHQLRCDCATCVSSSEVDSLRHSRSRLNVYKTLASPSLIALSSEDPFLTAFKLGWELMELSKVENEFRQEYEELSQQCKMFAKDLLDQARSSRELETILNHRDDHSQELDLQESHDLAKLKLAIKYHQKEFVSQPNCQQLLSTLWYDGFPGWRRRHWAVKLPTCVLIGLLFPVFSLVYLLAPRSTLGAFVRKPFIKFICHTASYLTFLFLLLLSSQHIVRTDLHVQGPPPTVVEWMILPWVLGFIWAEIKEMWDGGFTEYIHDWWNLMDFAMNSLYLATISLKMVAYFKYNSSRPREEWEVWHPTLIAEALFAIANIFSSLRLISLFTANSHLGPLQISLGRMLLDILKFLFIYCLVLLSFANGLNQLYFYYETKAADEPNHCKGIRCERQNNAFSTLFETLQSLFWSVFGLLNLYVTNVKARHEFTEFVGATMFGTYNVISLVVLLNMLIAMMNNSYQLIADHADIEWKFARTKLWMSYFDEGGTLPPPFNIVPSPKTLWYLCVWLQRWLWGERHPPHDDAQTRNLRQFTERHADQMIQNQHYQEVIRNLVKRYVAAMIRSAKTDEGLTEENFKELKQDISSFRYEVLDLLGNRKPERRTYSSSSEEGGGARPDEVGGAKARGASFSPSVDQKGRTDSAFSVSALFSSMAREKGAEEGEGAGEKPRTVSPLWWGRLGGGTGGGGLQRFSRSKRDSIRRLGLLFSRMNGHIPAPPRPAAPPSMTQQQDAYIISDGTLGQPCPAQACCPSQTCAQIPEDFNRQTSHSQHPQPKPPHSPTPVPQIPHPQPSSSLQLPASSLDGTEAGCDDPGSEGRAEQDESITTKL, encoded by the exons atgaaCCCCCAGCTGTACTACAGGAGGAGTGGCAGGGCTCCGTACCGGGACCGTATCCCCCTGCGTGTGGTCCGGGCCGAGGCAGAGCTGAGCCCTGAGGAGAGGGCCTACCTCACCGCCGTGGAGAAG ggtgattATGCAGGGGTGAAGCAGGCTCTACAGGAGGCAGGGATCTATTACAACATCAACCTGAACTGTCTGGACCCTCTGGGGCGCAGTGCGCTGCTCATCGCCATCGACAACGAGAACCTGGAGGTCAtggagctgctgctggaccACGGCGTCGCCATGGGAGACGGCCTCCTGTACGCCATCAGGAAGGAGGTGGTGGGCGCCGTGGAGATGCTGCTGTCGCACAGGCGCCCCTGCGGAGAGAAGCAG GTCCCCTCCCTGATGATGGACAGCCAGTTCTCAGAGTTCACCCCGGACATCACCCCCATCATGCTGGCGGCCCACACCAACAACTACCAGATCATCAAGCTGCTGGTCCAGAGGAAGGTGGCGGTGCCGCGGCCCCACCAGCTCCGCTGTGACTGCGCCACGTGCGTGTCCAGCTCCGAGGTGGACAGCCTGAGGCACTCGCGCTCGCGCCTCAACGTGTACAAGACCCTGGCCAGCCCCTCGCTCATCGCCCTCTCCAGCGAAGACCCCTTCCTCACCGCCTTCAAGCTGGGCTGGGAGCTCATGGAGCTCAGCAAG GTGGAGAATGAGTTCCGTCAGGAGTACGAGGAGCTGTCGCAGCAGTGTAAGATGTTTGCTAAGGACCTCCTGGACCAGGCCCGCAGCAGCAGGGAGCTGGAGACCATCCTCAATCACCGTGACGACCACAGCCAGGAGCTGGACCTGCAGGAGAGCCACGACCTGGCCAAGCTGAAGCTGGCCATCAAGTACCATCAGAaggag ttCGTCTCCCAGCCCAACTGCCAGCAGCTGCTGTCTACTCTGTGGTACGACGGCTTCCCCGGCTGGAGGCGGCGTCACTGGGCCGTCAAGCTCCCCACCTGCGTCCTCATTGGCCTGCTCTTCCCCGTCTTCTCATTGGTCTACCTGCTGGCGCCCCGGAGCACCCTGGGAGCGTTCGTCAGGAAGCCCTTCATCAAGTTCATCTGCCACACGGCCTCCTACCTCacgttcctcttcctcctcctcctctcctcccagcacaTCGTCAGGACGGACCTGCACGTGCAGGGGCCGCCCCCCACCGTGGTGGAGTGGATGATCCTGCCCTGGGTGctgg GGTTCATCTGGGCAGAGATTAAGGAGATGTGGGATGGAGGTTTTACTGAGTACATTCATGACTGGTGGAACCTAATGGACTTTGCCATGAACTCTCTATACCTAGCTACCATCTCCCTAAAGATGGTGGCATATTTcaag tataactcttccaggCCCAGGGAGGAATGGGAGGTGTGGCACCCCACCCTGATAGCGGAGGCCTTGTTTGCCATCGCCAacatcttcagctccctgcgGCTCATCTCCCTGTTCACGGCCAACTCTCACCTGGGGCCCCTGCAGATCTCCCTGGGACGCATGCTGCTGGACATCCTCAAGTTCCTCTTCATCTActgcctg GTGCTGCTATCCTTTGCTAACGGTCTGAACCAGCTGTATTTCTACTATGAGACCAAGGCTGCAGACGAGCCCAACCACTGCAAGGGCATCCGCTGTGAGAGGCAGAACAACGCCTTCTCCAc GTTGTTTGAGACCCTGCAGTCTCTGTTCTGGTCTGTGTTCGGCCTGCTGAACCTGTACGTCACCAACGTGAAGGCTCGCCACGAGTTCACAGAGTTCGTAGGAGCCACCATGTTTGGAACCTACAACGTCATCTCCCTGGTGGTGCTGCTCAACATGCTGATCGCCATGATGAACAACTCCTACCAGCTCATAGCT GACCATGCAGACATAGAGTGGAAGTTCGCCCGCACCAAGCTGTGGATGAGCTACTTTGACGAAGGGGGcacgctgcccccccccttcaacATCGTCCCCAGCCCCAAGACCCTgtggtacctgtgtgtctggctgcagAGGTGGCTCTGGGGGGAGAGGCACCCCCCCCACGACGACGCGCAAACACGCAACCTCAGACAGTTCACG GAACGTCATGCTGATCAAATGATTCAAAACCAGCACTATCAG gaGGTGATCAGGAACCTGGTGAAGAGATACGTAGCAGCTATGATCCGCAGCGCTAAGACAGACGAGGGGCTGACAGAGGAGAACTTCAAG gagttGAAGCAGGACATTTCCAGCTTCCGCTACGAGGTTCTGGATCTCCTAGGCAACAGGAAGCCCGAAAGGCGGACCTACTCCTCcagcagtgaggaggggggcggagccaggccagatgaggtgggaggggctaaAGCCAGGGGCGCATCCTTCAGCCCGTCAGTTGACCAGAAGGGCCGGACGGACTCCGCCTTCAGTGTGTCCGCCCTCTTCAGCTCCATGGCGAGGGAGAAGGGggcggaagagggggagggagccgGGGAGAAGCCGAGGACCGTCTCCCCGCTGTGGTGGGGGCGTTTGGGGGGAGGgacgggtggggggggtctgCAGCGGTTCTCCAGGTCCAAGAGAGACTCCATCAGACGCCTGGGGCTCCTCTTCTCACGCATGAACGGACACATCCCTGCCCCGCCCAGGCCTGCcgcccctcctagcatgactcAGCAGCAGGACGCCTACATCATCTCGGATGGAACGCTCGGCCAGCCCTGCCCCGCCCAGGCCTGCTGCCCATCCCAGACCTGCGCTCAGATTCCAGAGGACTTTAACAGGCAGACCTCCCACTCCCAGCATCCCCAGCCCAAGCCCCCCCACTCCCCGACCCCAGTTCCCCAGattccccacccccagcccagcagcagcctccagctcccagcctcctccctggaTGGGACAGAGGCCGGCTGTGATGACCCAGGCTCAGAGGGGAGGGCGGAGCAGGACGAGTCCATTACCACAAAGCTGTAG